Proteins encoded by one window of Hyphomicrobium nitrativorans NL23:
- a CDS encoding cyclic nucleotide-binding domain-containing protein, whose amino-acid sequence MRDARIELLQQMPVFGGVRGDILEFLIDLCPVVSIVAGDFFFREDEPGDAMFVLETGRVAVLKLWRGQEHLLQNLTAGDCFGEMAVMDHCPRSASVRAIEDCAAIRISSADLYQVYAQDLKQFALIQMNMGREVCRRLRDADRRLFSAKMGAVPV is encoded by the coding sequence ATGCGAGACGCGCGGATCGAACTCCTCCAGCAAATGCCCGTCTTCGGCGGCGTGCGCGGGGACATTCTTGAGTTCCTGATCGATCTCTGTCCGGTCGTGTCCATTGTTGCAGGCGACTTCTTCTTCCGCGAAGACGAGCCGGGGGACGCTATGTTCGTTCTCGAAACAGGACGCGTCGCGGTGCTGAAGCTGTGGCGGGGACAGGAGCATCTCCTCCAGAACCTGACCGCCGGTGACTGCTTCGGAGAGATGGCTGTCATGGATCACTGTCCGCGCAGCGCATCCGTCCGCGCGATCGAGGATTGCGCCGCGATCCGTATTTCGTCGGCGGATCTCTATCAAGTCTACGCGCAGGATCTGAAGCAGTTCGCGCTCATCCAGATGAACATGGGGCGGGAAGTATGCCGGCGGCTTCGGGACGCGGACCGCCGGCTGTTCAGCGCGAAGATGGGTGCCGTTCCGGTCTAG
- a CDS encoding DsbA family protein: protein MAGLALAVATALPAMAQRPVTVPEVPLETLLKQDELPDLILGAEDAKVTVVEYASLTCGHCMNFHTKVFPELKTKYVDTGKVRWIYRDFPLDPRAIAGAMLARCAAGEEVNTDRALAMIDALFHKQADWAFVKTNPTQALFDVAKQTGFTQERFDKCLTDEALLQKITAIYTRAAETFGVNATPSFFIDGKRLQAAPSVEEFEKALDPLLAGG, encoded by the coding sequence ATGGCCGGGCTGGCGCTTGCCGTCGCGACCGCCCTGCCCGCCATGGCGCAGCGCCCGGTCACGGTCCCCGAGGTCCCCCTCGAAACGCTTCTGAAGCAGGACGAGCTGCCTGATCTCATCCTCGGCGCCGAGGACGCGAAGGTCACCGTCGTCGAATATGCATCGCTCACTTGCGGCCATTGCATGAACTTCCACACCAAGGTTTTCCCGGAACTCAAGACCAAGTACGTCGACACCGGCAAGGTGCGGTGGATCTACCGCGACTTCCCGCTCGATCCGCGCGCCATTGCGGGCGCCATGCTGGCCCGTTGCGCCGCCGGCGAAGAGGTAAACACCGACCGCGCCCTCGCGATGATCGACGCGCTCTTCCACAAGCAGGCCGACTGGGCCTTCGTCAAAACCAACCCGACGCAGGCACTCTTCGACGTCGCGAAGCAGACCGGCTTCACGCAGGAGCGCTTCGACAAGTGCCTCACCGACGAGGCGCTGCTGCAGAAGATCACCGCGATCTACACCCGCGCTGCGGAAACCTTCGGCGTCAACGCCACCCCGAGCTTCTTCATCGATGGCAAGCGCCTGCAGGCGGCTCCGTCCGTCGAGGAGTTCGAGAAAGCGCTCGACCCGCTTCTGGCCGGCGGCTGA
- a CDS encoding DUF721 domain-containing protein, with the protein MTAKRTEKLGKVPLPHPARRPPLPPRANGIRFSAPPVARFVPTKAVGSFVPTLTRKAFEKFGFSTAALITDWAAVAGTEIASYTMPERLRWPRGAGSADADDMESERRGATLMLRVDPARALDVEYRARQIVERINAYFGYRAVETLRIVQAPVETASGRAPGLRPSQPAATSAPDTDPLTAALARLERGVHRDRTTRRP; encoded by the coding sequence ATGACGGCAAAACGCACAGAAAAGCTTGGAAAAGTCCCGCTGCCTCATCCGGCGCGGCGGCCTCCGCTGCCACCGCGCGCGAACGGCATCCGCTTCAGCGCGCCACCCGTCGCGCGCTTCGTGCCGACCAAGGCGGTGGGTAGCTTCGTCCCCACATTGACGCGCAAAGCGTTCGAAAAGTTCGGCTTCTCCACAGCGGCCCTGATCACGGACTGGGCGGCGGTCGCGGGCACGGAAATCGCCAGCTACACCATGCCGGAACGCCTCAGGTGGCCGCGCGGCGCAGGCAGTGCCGATGCCGACGACATGGAAAGCGAACGCCGCGGCGCCACGCTGATGCTGCGCGTCGATCCCGCACGCGCGCTCGACGTAGAATATCGCGCACGCCAGATTGTGGAGCGCATCAACGCCTATTTCGGCTACCGGGCCGTGGAAACGCTCCGGATCGTGCAGGCCCCGGTCGAGACCGCCTCCGGCCGAGCGCCGGGCCTCCGGCCAAGCCAGCCCGCAGCGACATCTGCCCCGGACACCGATCCGCTGACGGCCGCCCTCGCCCGCCTGGAGCGCGGCGTCCACCGCGACCGCACCACCCGCCGCCCCTGA
- the mutY gene encoding A/G-specific adenine glycosylase: MRDSVGAVARKQLPLRPAGPDTVAALLDWYDRERRDLPWRMRRGRRADPYKVWLSEIMLQQTTVKAVIPFYEKFLLRWPTVEALAAADLDDVLAAWAGLGYYSRARNLHKCAQVVVAEHGGRFPRTEAELGTLPGIGPYTAAAVAAIAFGEAATPVDGNIERVVSRLFAVRRPLPAAKREIKRLAESLTPQRRAGDFAQAMMDLGATVCSPKRPSCLVCPLQQDCHAHALGIEAQLPVKLARAERPVRFGTAFLALREDGHVLVRKRREAGLLGGMLEIPSTDWGDDWLQADLALVQQPVRADWWAVPGVVSHTFTHFRLELQLFRAIVPVDTSMTFWASPERCRWVPRHELSNAALPSVMKKAIAHALREH, from the coding sequence ATGAGGGACAGCGTGGGAGCTGTGGCGCGCAAGCAACTGCCCCTTCGGCCGGCCGGACCGGATACGGTCGCGGCGTTGCTCGACTGGTACGACCGCGAGCGGCGCGACCTGCCCTGGCGTATGCGGCGCGGGCGGCGGGCCGATCCGTACAAGGTCTGGCTGAGCGAGATCATGCTGCAGCAGACGACGGTGAAGGCTGTCATTCCATTCTACGAAAAGTTCCTCCTACGCTGGCCGACCGTCGAGGCGCTGGCGGCGGCGGATCTCGACGACGTGCTCGCGGCATGGGCCGGGCTTGGTTACTACTCGCGCGCGCGCAATCTTCACAAGTGCGCGCAGGTGGTCGTGGCGGAGCATGGCGGCCGGTTTCCGCGGACGGAGGCCGAGCTCGGCACGCTGCCCGGCATCGGTCCCTATACGGCCGCGGCCGTCGCGGCGATTGCGTTCGGCGAGGCGGCGACACCTGTCGATGGCAACATCGAGCGCGTCGTGTCGCGCCTGTTCGCCGTGCGCCGTCCGCTGCCGGCTGCGAAGCGCGAGATCAAGCGGCTTGCCGAGAGCCTCACACCGCAGCGGCGCGCGGGAGATTTCGCGCAGGCCATGATGGATCTCGGAGCAACCGTCTGCTCGCCCAAGCGGCCGTCGTGTCTCGTGTGCCCGCTCCAGCAGGATTGTCACGCGCATGCGCTCGGTATCGAAGCGCAACTGCCGGTGAAGCTCGCCAGGGCCGAGCGGCCTGTGCGTTTCGGCACGGCGTTTCTCGCATTGCGGGAGGATGGGCACGTTCTGGTGCGGAAGCGCCGGGAGGCCGGCCTGCTCGGCGGGATGCTCGAAATTCCTTCCACGGATTGGGGCGACGATTGGCTTCAAGCCGATCTCGCTTTAGTGCAGCAGCCCGTGCGCGCCGATTGGTGGGCGGTGCCCGGCGTCGTGAGCCATACGTTCACGCATTTCCGGCTGGAGCTTCAGCTTTTCCGCGCCATCGTGCCGGTGGACACGAGCATGACGTTCTGGGCAAGTCCCGAGCGGTGCCGGTGGGTGCCACGACATGAGCTTTCGAATGCGGCGCTTCCTTCCGTCATGAAGAAGGCGATCGCTCATGCTCTGAGGGAGCATTAG
- a CDS encoding WD40 repeat domain-containing protein, whose protein sequence is MSVMFCRPFAFAVVALAAVAGAWPRASLTQELSGAEREEAAKALMRPVCADASLREKIAGDMIARGGEYEKATAKWDMDVVCEQIDLPTDPVHDTADRADDASHNNWIHDARWSPDGKLIATAGSDGTVRLWDVATGTTVRTIDINTFAAAEKNDEIKLPSMPKADDRVRVRAARFLGDGRRLVVAADSHPVRIFDIASGEPVAEVPYVQADPEWDMPPFIETTPNGLVVLGGYRGEIVVYDPEAKAERYRLPGMPNDYPKFAISEAAGYIATTARGTDRSVIVQLRKLETGALIWEAEAEGEPSAYSVAFSRDGARLAVAVRGNAYVYATAENKLINTLPVYPTFGSFDVTFTADGQRLIAALRHAQLWDIASGKRVHHFGPFSDLCHAIDVSPDGKYLVTGHMGSDGRIWEIDSGTFFRRLGKNVYPPG, encoded by the coding sequence ATGTCCGTGATGTTCTGCCGTCCCTTTGCATTTGCGGTTGTTGCGTTGGCCGCTGTCGCGGGTGCGTGGCCGCGCGCGAGCCTTACCCAGGAGTTGTCCGGCGCCGAACGCGAGGAAGCCGCGAAGGCGCTGATGCGGCCGGTCTGCGCCGATGCGAGCCTTCGCGAAAAGATCGCCGGCGACATGATCGCAAGGGGCGGCGAGTACGAGAAAGCGACCGCTAAGTGGGACATGGATGTGGTCTGCGAGCAGATCGATCTCCCGACCGATCCGGTTCACGATACAGCCGATAGAGCAGACGACGCATCTCACAACAACTGGATCCACGACGCCCGTTGGAGCCCTGACGGCAAGCTGATCGCGACGGCCGGTTCCGACGGAACCGTTCGATTGTGGGATGTCGCTACGGGTACGACGGTGCGTACGATCGACATCAATACCTTTGCTGCGGCGGAAAAGAACGACGAGATCAAGTTGCCGTCCATGCCGAAGGCCGACGATAGGGTGCGCGTGCGTGCCGCGCGTTTCCTCGGCGACGGGCGGCGGCTCGTCGTTGCTGCGGATTCGCACCCGGTTCGTATCTTCGATATCGCGAGCGGGGAGCCCGTGGCGGAGGTTCCCTACGTTCAAGCCGATCCGGAATGGGATATGCCGCCCTTTATCGAGACGACGCCGAATGGCCTTGTCGTGCTGGGCGGCTACAGAGGCGAGATCGTCGTTTACGATCCGGAGGCGAAGGCGGAGCGCTATCGTTTGCCGGGCATGCCGAACGACTATCCGAAGTTCGCGATCTCCGAGGCGGCAGGCTACATCGCAACAACTGCCCGCGGGACTGATCGAAGCGTTATCGTCCAGCTTCGCAAGCTCGAAACGGGCGCGTTGATCTGGGAGGCGGAAGCCGAAGGCGAGCCCTCCGCGTACTCGGTGGCATTTTCGCGAGACGGCGCGCGCCTCGCAGTTGCCGTGCGCGGAAACGCGTATGTTTACGCAACGGCGGAAAACAAGCTGATCAACACGCTTCCGGTCTACCCGACGTTCGGCAGCTTCGATGTGACGTTTACGGCCGATGGTCAACGGTTGATTGCCGCGCTGCGCCACGCGCAACTCTGGGACATTGCGTCGGGAAAGCGCGTGCATCACTTCGGCCCGTTCAGCGATCTTTGTCATGCGATCGACGTCAGTCCGGACGGCAAGTACCTCGTGACCGGGCATATGGGTTCGGACGGACGTATCTGGGAGATCGATAGCGGTACGTTTTTCCGCCGGCTGGGTAAGAACGTTTATCCGCCGGGGTAG
- a CDS encoding DsbA family protein, translating into MREKPAPMVRARSALLAFAATLALAACSGNTSSLPNLATSEGGSSSSAFPGAAEAKRADTPFNPFGDIPDGTSGGRQVIENPTNADIMATGTLPEMSLGSPDAPVTIIKYASLTCPHCRVFHRDVFPELKRTYIDTGKVRFILREFPIGLQSGTATVAWRCAPADKYFELYGKFLEQQTRWVSQEVRRDPIFEVAKQVGMTRQQFDACYENQAMIDGLKWVKDRGRQLGIIGTPNFFVAGKLVKETLTMSGIRERIDPLLSGQRSAAAQQ; encoded by the coding sequence ATGAGAGAGAAACCGGCACCGATGGTGCGTGCACGCTCGGCTCTCCTCGCCTTCGCCGCCACGCTGGCGCTCGCCGCCTGCTCGGGGAACACGTCGTCGCTTCCCAATCTCGCGACCTCGGAAGGCGGATCGTCGTCATCTGCCTTCCCGGGTGCGGCCGAGGCAAAGCGCGCCGACACCCCATTCAATCCGTTCGGCGACATTCCGGACGGCACGTCCGGCGGACGCCAGGTGATCGAGAACCCGACGAACGCCGACATCATGGCCACCGGCACGCTCCCCGAAATGTCGCTCGGCAGCCCGGATGCGCCTGTCACCATTATCAAATACGCGTCGCTCACGTGTCCGCACTGCCGCGTATTCCATCGGGACGTCTTCCCGGAGCTGAAACGCACCTACATCGACACCGGAAAGGTGCGCTTCATCCTGCGCGAATTCCCGATCGGTCTTCAATCCGGCACGGCAACCGTCGCGTGGCGGTGCGCCCCGGCCGATAAATACTTCGAGCTTTATGGGAAATTCCTGGAGCAGCAGACCCGCTGGGTCTCCCAAGAGGTGCGCCGCGACCCCATCTTCGAGGTCGCCAAGCAGGTGGGGATGACGCGCCAACAGTTCGACGCCTGCTACGAGAATCAGGCGATGATCGACGGACTCAAATGGGTCAAGGACCGCGGGCGGCAGCTTGGTATCATTGGCACGCCGAACTTCTTCGTGGCCGGGAAGCTCGTGAAGGAGACGCTGACGATGAGCGGCATTCGCGAGCGGATCGATCCGCTGCTCAGCGGACAAAGATCGGCCGCAGCCCAGCAGTAG
- the smc gene encoding chromosome segregation protein SMC, with amino-acid sequence MKISRLRLLGFKSFVEPTELLIERGLTGVVGPNGCGKSNLLEALRWVMGETSHKSMRAAAMDDVIFSGTTNRPPRNVAEVTIFLDNSERQAPAEFNDQDVIEITRRIEREAGSAYRINGRESRARDVKILFEDAATGARSPALVRQGQISEIVNAKPEQRRRVLEDAAGIAGLHSRRHEAELRLKGAESNLARLGDIMGQLNSQIESLKRQARQARRYKDLSDEIRRAEALLFHLTWIDAQAAVEAEERNFAETLAILGRATEDESRSLTEEALFAETIQPLREAEAERGAALSRIRIESDGLAQEATRCTERKTELEKLAAELDRDLTRETVLISEADDILAGFDDDVVMLEAAESEAVAAEPGLHAAETEARAALETAEAELTELTERAAEVRARRRSLETAAAERQATIAKHNAELAKLQRDADAAAAAAPDSLKLAAITEEGQTLAREISVIEATTLEAEDKVGDLEEIARAEAAAAQKARMALSTLVTERETLSKLVMPASEDGLPPVVDALRVAPGYEAAVVAALGDDLDAPAAEDAPVRWRHIGAPPDDDWALPEEAEPLSLHVGAPPELARRLNQIGVVAAETGHRLQPLLKPGQRLVSREGDLWRWDGFAATAGGMTPAAQRLAERNRLVLMLQQEDVLRADVKRLSALEEDASKTHTAAVAEEKRLRTLWRETQTRLATTRDALVAIERRARETEARMASIAEARARAQAGREEAEASLAGIKAEWTALDDADDPSARLPEVQAATQERRNALAAAQSDLAAHARDRAARKQRVEAIAADRARWTARSKSASEQIAALNERLAKTRNDIGQLEEIIPALDDRRQSLLGALTDAEKARNAAADELARAENAQRTAAQALREAQSAVSAAREARARTETRLEGARTRRQDEARRIREALDVNPDDCLALAGLAPETALPALADADRTLQRLKADRERLGGVNLQADDELTAFLEQMSTMETEYNDVEQAIAKLRGAIGQLNREGKKRLEEAFESVNGHFQRLFTTLFGGGEARLQMIEGDDPLEGGLEIIARPPGKKPATLSLLSGGEQTLTALSLIFAVFLTNPSPICVLDEVDAPLDDANVDRFCTLMEKMAEETDTRFLVITHHPMTMMRMNRLFGVTMAERGISQLVSVDLETAKSFREAV; translated from the coding sequence ATGAAAATCAGTCGTCTCAGGCTTCTGGGTTTCAAGTCCTTCGTCGAGCCGACAGAGCTCCTGATCGAACGGGGCTTGACCGGCGTCGTGGGGCCGAACGGCTGTGGAAAATCCAACCTGCTCGAAGCGCTTCGCTGGGTCATGGGCGAGACGTCGCACAAGTCGATGCGCGCCGCCGCCATGGACGACGTCATCTTCTCCGGAACAACGAACCGGCCGCCGCGCAACGTGGCGGAAGTCACGATCTTCCTCGACAACAGCGAACGGCAGGCCCCTGCCGAGTTCAACGACCAGGACGTGATCGAGATCACGCGCCGCATCGAGCGCGAAGCAGGCTCCGCCTATCGCATCAACGGCCGCGAAAGCCGCGCCCGCGACGTCAAGATCCTGTTCGAGGACGCCGCGACCGGCGCGCGCTCGCCCGCGCTCGTGCGCCAGGGGCAGATTTCCGAGATCGTCAACGCAAAGCCCGAGCAGCGCCGCCGTGTGCTGGAGGATGCGGCGGGTATCGCGGGCCTGCACAGCCGCCGGCACGAAGCGGAGTTGCGCCTCAAGGGCGCCGAGAGCAACCTCGCCCGCCTCGGCGACATCATGGGCCAGCTCAACTCGCAGATCGAAAGCTTGAAGCGCCAAGCCCGCCAGGCACGGCGTTACAAGGATCTGTCCGATGAGATCCGCCGCGCCGAAGCGCTCCTCTTCCACCTCACCTGGATCGACGCGCAGGCGGCGGTCGAAGCGGAAGAGCGCAACTTCGCCGAAACGCTCGCCATCCTGGGTCGCGCGACGGAAGACGAATCGCGCAGCCTCACCGAGGAAGCCCTTTTCGCCGAAACCATTCAGCCCCTGCGCGAAGCGGAAGCCGAACGCGGCGCGGCCCTCTCGCGCATCCGCATCGAAAGCGACGGTCTGGCGCAGGAAGCCACCCGCTGCACCGAGCGCAAGACCGAGCTCGAAAAGCTCGCCGCCGAACTCGACAGGGATCTCACGCGCGAAACGGTTCTGATCTCGGAAGCCGACGACATCCTCGCCGGTTTCGACGACGATGTTGTGATGCTGGAAGCGGCCGAGAGCGAAGCCGTCGCCGCCGAGCCCGGCCTTCACGCCGCCGAAACGGAAGCCCGCGCCGCCCTCGAAACGGCGGAAGCCGAACTCACCGAACTCACCGAGCGTGCGGCCGAAGTCCGCGCGCGCCGCAGGTCGCTCGAAACCGCCGCAGCCGAACGTCAGGCGACCATCGCAAAGCACAACGCCGAGCTTGCCAAGCTTCAGCGCGACGCCGATGCGGCTGCCGCAGCAGCCCCGGATTCGCTCAAGCTGGCGGCCATCACCGAGGAAGGCCAGACGCTCGCCCGCGAAATCTCGGTGATCGAGGCAACGACCCTCGAAGCCGAGGATAAAGTCGGCGATCTCGAAGAAATTGCGCGCGCCGAAGCCGCCGCCGCGCAGAAAGCCCGTATGGCGTTGTCGACGCTCGTCACAGAGCGAGAAACGCTCTCCAAGCTCGTCATGCCGGCGAGCGAGGACGGCCTGCCGCCGGTCGTGGACGCGTTGCGCGTCGCCCCAGGATACGAGGCCGCCGTCGTCGCAGCCCTCGGCGACGACCTCGACGCCCCGGCTGCCGAGGACGCGCCGGTGCGCTGGCGCCATATCGGCGCGCCGCCAGACGACGACTGGGCGCTGCCCGAGGAAGCCGAGCCGTTGAGCCTCCACGTCGGGGCGCCGCCGGAGCTTGCGCGCCGTCTCAACCAGATCGGCGTCGTCGCGGCGGAAACCGGCCATCGCCTGCAACCGCTGTTGAAGCCTGGTCAACGGCTCGTGAGCCGCGAAGGCGACCTTTGGCGGTGGGATGGATTTGCGGCAACCGCAGGCGGCATGACGCCCGCCGCCCAGCGCCTCGCGGAACGCAATCGTCTCGTTCTCATGTTGCAGCAGGAGGACGTGCTCCGTGCCGACGTGAAACGGCTCTCCGCCCTCGAAGAGGACGCCAGCAAAACGCACACCGCCGCCGTCGCCGAAGAGAAGCGGTTGCGCACGCTCTGGCGCGAGACGCAGACCAGGCTCGCGACGACTCGCGACGCGCTCGTGGCAATCGAGCGGCGCGCCCGCGAGACGGAAGCCCGCATGGCATCCATCGCGGAAGCGCGCGCACGCGCGCAGGCGGGCCGCGAGGAAGCGGAAGCGAGCCTCGCCGGGATCAAGGCCGAGTGGACGGCCCTCGACGACGCCGACGATCCCTCGGCGCGCCTTCCCGAAGTACAGGCCGCGACCCAGGAACGCCGCAACGCCCTCGCCGCCGCACAAAGCGACCTCGCCGCCCACGCCCGCGACCGCGCTGCGCGGAAGCAACGCGTCGAAGCCATCGCCGCGGACCGCGCCCGCTGGACCGCCCGCAGCAAAAGCGCGTCGGAGCAGATCGCAGCCCTCAACGAGCGGCTCGCCAAAACCAGGAACGACATCGGGCAGCTCGAAGAGATCATCCCCGCGCTCGACGACCGCAGGCAAAGCCTGCTGGGTGCGCTGACGGACGCTGAGAAAGCCCGCAATGCAGCCGCCGACGAACTGGCGCGTGCCGAAAACGCCCAGCGCACCGCCGCCCAAGCGCTGCGCGAGGCACAGTCGGCGGTGTCGGCTGCACGCGAGGCCCGCGCCCGCACCGAGACACGCCTCGAAGGCGCCCGCACGCGCCGCCAGGACGAGGCGCGTCGCATCCGCGAAGCGCTCGACGTCAATCCGGACGACTGCCTTGCGCTTGCCGGTCTCGCGCCCGAAACCGCGCTTCCCGCGCTCGCCGACGCCGACCGCACGCTCCAGCGCCTCAAGGCCGACCGCGAGCGCCTCGGCGGCGTCAATCTTCAGGCCGACGACGAGTTGACCGCCTTCCTTGAGCAGATGAGCACGATGGAGACGGAATATAACGACGTCGAGCAGGCCATCGCCAAGCTGCGCGGCGCCATCGGTCAGCTCAACCGCGAGGGCAAGAAACGCCTCGAAGAGGCGTTCGAGAGCGTGAACGGCCACTTCCAGCGGCTCTTCACCACGCTGTTCGGCGGCGGCGAGGCCAGGTTGCAGATGATAGAAGGCGACGACCCTCTGGAAGGCGGCCTCGAAATCATTGCGCGCCCGCCGGGCAAGAAGCCGGCGACGCTCTCGCTTCTTTCGGGCGGCGAGCAGACGTTGACCGCGCTCTCGCTCATTTTCGCGGTGTTCCTCACGAACCCCTCGCCGATCTGCGTGCTGGACGAGGTGGACGCCCCCCTCGACGACGCCAACGTGGACCGCTTCTGCACTCTGATGGAGAAGATGGCGGAGGAGACAGACACGCGCTTCCTCGTCATCACGCACCATCCGATGACCATGATGCGCATGAACCGCCTGTTCGGCGTCACCATGGCCGAGCGCGGCATCTCCCAGCTCGTCTCCGTCGACCTCGAAACCGCAAAATCCTTCCGCGAAGCGGTCTAA
- a CDS encoding site-specific DNA-methyltransferase yields MGVRRVARAASGSRAALARDRVLAANKILVGDCVEQLRNLPDKSVDLVFADPPYNLQLSTELLRPNNTRVDGVDDAWDKFASFEEYDRFTRAWLAECRRVLKPDGAMWLIGSYHNVFRLGSALQDQGFWILNDVVWRKVNPMPNFRGRRFTNAHETLIWAARDQKSRYTFNYESLKASNDDLQMRSDWLFPICSGPERLKDDGGRKAHPTQKPEALLHRILIGTTNPGDVVLDPFFGTGTTGAVAKRLGRRWIGVERDTDYVKAAEERIAKVKTLSTSSLETQPSKRTEPRVPFGALVELGMLRPGAPLYDERRRVRAEVKADGTLAVPGSQGSIHRLGAVVQGKAACNGWTFWHYERGGRLHPIDNLRERAKVALGLSGKQQRAEPLIAAE; encoded by the coding sequence ATGGGTGTGCGTCGTGTTGCGCGTGCGGCTTCGGGAAGCCGCGCGGCCTTGGCTCGGGATCGGGTTCTGGCCGCGAACAAGATCCTGGTGGGCGATTGCGTCGAACAACTGCGCAACCTCCCGGACAAAAGCGTAGACCTCGTCTTCGCCGACCCTCCCTACAATCTCCAGCTCTCGACCGAGCTTCTCCGTCCCAACAACACGCGCGTCGACGGCGTCGACGACGCCTGGGACAAGTTCGCCTCCTTCGAGGAGTACGACCGCTTCACGCGCGCGTGGCTCGCCGAGTGCCGCCGCGTGCTGAAGCCGGACGGCGCGATGTGGCTGATCGGCTCCTATCACAACGTCTTCCGCCTGGGCTCCGCGCTACAGGACCAGGGCTTCTGGATCCTGAACGACGTCGTCTGGCGCAAAGTGAACCCGATGCCGAACTTCCGCGGCCGGCGCTTCACCAACGCGCACGAGACGCTGATCTGGGCCGCACGCGATCAGAAATCCCGTTACACGTTCAACTACGAAAGCCTGAAAGCGTCGAACGACGATCTTCAGATGCGCTCGGATTGGCTGTTTCCGATCTGCTCGGGCCCCGAGCGTTTAAAGGACGACGGCGGGCGCAAGGCGCATCCGACCCAGAAGCCCGAAGCGCTCCTGCATCGCATCCTGATCGGCACCACGAACCCGGGCGACGTCGTCCTCGACCCGTTCTTCGGCACCGGCACAACGGGCGCCGTCGCAAAGCGCCTCGGCCGCCGCTGGATCGGCGTCGAGCGCGATACCGATTACGTCAAAGCCGCCGAAGAGCGCATCGCGAAGGTGAAGACGCTCTCCACCTCCTCGCTCGAAACCCAGCCGTCGAAGCGCACCGAACCGCGCGTGCCGTTCGGCGCCCTCGTCGAACTTGGAATGCTGCGTCCCGGCGCTCCGCTCTACGACGAGCGCCGCCGCGTACGCGCCGAAGTAAAAGCCGACGGCACGCTCGCCGTGCCGGGCAGCCAAGGCTCGATCCACCGTCTCGGCGCCGTGGTGCAAGGCAAAGCCGCCTGCAACGGCTGGACCTTCTGGCATTACGAGCGCGGCGGCCGTCTCCACCCGATCGACAATCTGCGCGAACGTGCGAAAGTCGCCCTCGGACTTTCGGGCAAACAGCAGCGGGCGGAGCCATTGATCGCCGCAGAATGA
- a CDS encoding AtpZ/AtpI family protein translates to MASSGENDEPGRGEISPEDREAFKRRASDLGTRLEKVRAETRAKQGPTPDAKSRGTALGQAMKIAIELVVGIAVGGFIGKVLDDWLGTAPWLMIVFVLVGFAAGMTNTVRSARRMQADALRNKDGR, encoded by the coding sequence ATGGCGTCTTCGGGGGAAAACGACGAACCGGGACGCGGTGAGATCTCGCCTGAGGACCGGGAGGCGTTTAAAAGGCGCGCTTCCGATCTGGGGACTCGGCTCGAAAAAGTTCGGGCGGAGACACGCGCTAAGCAGGGGCCGACGCCCGACGCGAAAAGCCGTGGCACGGCGCTCGGACAGGCGATGAAAATCGCCATCGAGCTCGTTGTCGGCATCGCGGTCGGCGGGTTCATCGGCAAGGTGCTGGACGACTGGCTCGGAACGGCGCCTTGGCTCATGATCGTGTTCGTCCTGGTCGGATTCGCAGCCGGCATGACGAATACGGTCCGCTCCGCTCGCCGGATGCAGGCGGACGCGCTGCGGAATAAAGACGGACGCTAG